The Marinomonas sp. CT5 genome contains the following window.
GGTGTGCATTTTTCCGATGCGACACAAGCACCCTCTTTTCATAACACAGGACTTTATAATTTAGATGGTAAAGGTGCTTATCCAGAAGGCAATCAAGGATTGTATGAACATACAGGGAAAGAAGCAGATAAAGGACGATTTAGAACACCAACGCTGCGCAACATCGCTCAAACAGCGCCATATATGCATGACGGTTCTATCGCGACATTAGAAGAGGTGATAGCGCATTATGCGGCTGGTGGACGTGCTGCACAGCAAGGTAAAGCGTCTCCTTTACTTGATGATAAGTTGCATCCTTTTGCGTTAACAGGTGATGAAAAACGCCAGCTCATTGCTTTTTTAAATAGCTTAACGGACACGAAGTTTATTGAAAATCCCCACTTCACGACTCCTTTTAGATAGTGAAAAAGATCTTACGATATTTTTTTAGTCATATCGCAAGATCTAGAGAAAAGTTGGAGGATTAATGAAGCTTCATGGCCGATGCAGGAAAGTTGAATTGTCCATTGTCATTCATGCGTTGTTCTTTTGGCGGAATATTTTGCAAACTATCCCAATGCTCGGCTACGTAACCGTTCTCAACTCGGAATAAGTCGTAGAAAGACGTTGGTGTACCATTCACATCACCACCACTGACAACTAAGACAAAGTTACCTTCACCAAGCACAGCGTGAATTTTGTCATAATGGATAGTTGTTCCTTGGGCGGCCATGGCTGCAAAACCCTTTTTCAGCGCCGTAACACCATCGCCAAACCAGGGGTTATGTTGAATATATTTTTCGCCATCAACGTATTTGCTGATGTTGTTAATGTTGCCACTACGTAAAACGTCTTCCACCATTTTCTTCACAAGAGCTTTGTTTTCTGCAGTTTTATCGAGATCTGTAATTTTTGTGCTGCCATCGGTTTGTGTATGGCCACTTGGGTTTGGTGACGTTTTGTCTTGGAAGTTGTCCCAGTGTTCTACTATTAGGCCGTTTTTGAAGCGAAAAATATCAAAAACGACTGCGTTAGCATCGGCTAGGTTTGAATGTAAAACGACATAATTGCCGTCTTCAAAGGCTCGAACAATATTGCTGTGATCGGATTTTGGTGTGGCTGGAAATTGTTTTAAAAATTCGAGCAAGCCCTGTTTGCCTGATGCAGCACCTTGGTTGTGCTGAATATAGGTTTTATCGCTGATGTATTTTAGGCTGGTTTGATCGGTCGAGCCTAAATTGTCTAAGACTAGAGTGGCTTTTTCTTTGTTGGATAATTCTGGTGGGTTAGTGCTGGCGCAACCTGAAAGAACGGCAGTCAGGGTACACGCGATAACAAATAGATTGGGTTTCATTGTGCGGCTTTCCTATTTTAATTAAGAGTAATGAAATCATCATATAAGGAAAACGGTTTTTTAGAGGAGGTGATATTCTGCTCAATGATGGTAAATGTGAGCCCAGTTTTTTAATTTTCTTTGAGTAAATACTCTTTCGGTGTTTTCCCTGTATGCCGTTTAAAGAATTTGACAAAGTTGGTGCTTTCATCAAACCCTAAGGCATGAGCAATGCTTTGGGTATTCTGTGTCTTTGTTAATAACATGCGTTTTGCTTCTAAAATTACGTAGTTATCTATGACGTTTTTAGCGGTTAGGTGAGTAATGGATTTACAAATATTATTGAGTACTTTGTAGCTGCATCCGAGTAAATTTGCGTAATAAATAACGTCTCTTGATTGATTGAAATGGTTGAGGAGATGATGATTAAAGCGAACAAAAAGGTCTACTTTAGAAGTTTGCTTTCCGCTCGTAACCATAGGCCAATGGCGCATTAACAGGTGAATTAAACTTGTAAATATATGTTTTTGTAAAATGTCGTCAGCGGTCGCTTTGTTTTGCTCCTTTTGCAATATCGACAACAACATTGTGATGTCTAATTGGTCGCTTTTATGAATGTTATGACTTTGAGTTAACAACATATCCCAATGCAATAAACGAGTATTTTGCTTTACTAGGTCCCAAACACTATCTGTAAAAAAAATAATATGGCCTTTCGCTGGACGGTTGGGAAGAACATATTGATGAACCTGATGTGGACAAATTAATAACAGATCACCAGCCGATAATGTTATGCATTGTCCATCAACGTAATGTTGAATGTTTCCCTCATTGATGATCAAAAAAGTATAAAACATCACACGATGCGGGGTAAAAGGCGAGGTCTTTTTGATGTTCTTTTGTGTGAATTCATGACAGCGTTCATAGAAGGTGTGGAGTTCAAATGTCTCTATGGACAAGGCATTGTTATTTGCTTTATGAAAATGGATATTGGGAAAAAGACTCATACCGCGTTTGACCGAAAAGACTAATGAATTGAGCAAGGTTAGCACAGTCTTTAGAGCAGGAAATCAAAAAGGCCAACTCACAAGAGCTGGCCTTTGTTTTACGCTGATTCTATGTTTGATCATACCGTGAAGCGTTTTACCTGATTGGCCAATTCATCGGAATTACTTAGTGTTTGATGTACTGAGCTGCTAATGCGTTTGGATATTTCCATTACATCCTTCGACATGTCAGCAAGGCTTGATAAGTTCTCATTAATTTCGTCAGTTACTTTACTTTGTTGTTCGGTCGCACTGGCGGTTTGAGCGGTAAAGTCATAAATACGGCCTGCTGAGTTTTTTACTACCGCGATGGATTCCATCGTTTTTCTTGAAAGAGAAACACTGGTTCCGGCCATATCGACACTTTTTGTAATAGATGTCACAGCGCCGCTAACACCAGACTGCAAGTCATTGATCATTTGTTGAATGTCTTCGGTAGAAGCCTGAGTTTTGCTGGCCAGTTCGCGTACTTCATCGGCGACCACAGCAAAGCCTCGGCCTTGTTCTCCTGCTCTAGCGGCTTCAATTGCGGCGTTTAACGCCAATAAATTGGTTTGCTCAGAAATACCAAGTATGACATCCAGTACAGAAGCAATTTTATCGGATCTTTCGGTCAACTGGTTGATGACTTGGGCCGCACCTTGAATCTGTTCGGAAAGGCTATCCAATTGAGAAATCGCGTTATCTAATTGTTTTACGCCATCATCGGCGGAGCGATTTAACGATTCAACTTCGGCGACAGTATCCGCTGCATTTTGCGCCACTTCACGGGTGGCACCGCCCATTTCTTCTACCGCAGTGACGACAAAATCCAATGATTGGTTTTGGCGCTCGCTAAGATCCGCGGATTGGGTAGCAGACTCTCCTAAGTTAAACATTTCTTGGCGTATGTGTTCGCATCCGTTACGAACTTGTCCAATTAGGCTACCAAGTCGTGCCACAAAGCTATCTAATTCTCGACTCAGGTCGCCCGTTTCATCAGTTTTAGTACTGTTAATTCGTCGCGTTAGATCGCCATCACCAGAGCTAATTTGCTGAACACCAAAGGTGACTTGTTTGATCGCTTTGGAAATATTTCGTGGTGCGAACCACGCAAGGATAATACTCAGCATCAGAGCAAAAACGGCAAAAACACCAACAACTATTTTGAAAACATCGGTGAATTCATTAATAGACTTATTCTCTTCAGCTGAGTACTTACTGATTAGCTCTTCCGAATGGTCATACAAGGAACGTAGTTTGAGGAAATCGTTTTGGTTCTTACCAATAAAATCAATCATGGCAGAATCAGGGTTTTCCTTCACAGTTTGCATAATACGCTGGTTGCCATCTGACCAGGTTGTATAGAGCGTATCGAAATCGGCTAAAAAGCGAGATACTTCGTCTATATCGGCCGTGAGTTGTTGGAATTGCCTCATACGATCCAAGGCTTGCTTAGCATTTAATAATGCCGCGTCTTCTAAGGATTTGGTCTCTGTAGAGTCTTTCTCGAATACTAAGGTCGCCAGAGCGAGTCGTGACTGATACAAGTCTCTATCAGCATTTTGGATCAATGATGTGCCAGAAGCATATTTGCCTATGCTGTTTTGTAAATAACTGACTAGAAGTTCGGTTGAAATGATGACCATTAGGAAAACTAACGCTAAACCACCAAATATTAAGGTATAGCGACCTCTTATTGTCTTTAGCATCTTCATGAATATATCCCTGTGTCTGAAGTCTATAACGTCTTGCTATACTGCTATCCTTGGTTAAAACAACCTCCATAGAACAATAGCCCACATTTAAAAGTGGCACTGGATAGGAATCTACGCAAGTTGCGCTCAAGTTGTTTTATTAACAAATTGTAATTTTTTGCAACAAACTCTATGTTGGCGAAAGCTGAGCAAGTCAAGATGAGTAAAATCAAAAAGGGAAGATCGATATGTCGGAATATTATGCAAAGGTTGAATGGAAGCGTGGTACACAATCATTTTTGGACAAAAAATACAGTCGCGCCCATGAATGGCAATTTGAAGGTGGCGTGGTTGTACCGGCTTCGTCTTCGCCTCATATTGTCCCTTTGCCTATGTCTGTGGCGGAAAATGTTGATCCGGAAGAAGCCTTTGTTGCCTCGCTATCCAGTTGCCATATGTTGTTTTTCTTAGACTTTGCTTCACGCAACAAGTTAATTGTTGATCAATACACAGATAACGCCATTGGCACCTTAGCTTTGGGGGCGAACGGTAAACAAATGATGACCGAAGTCATATTGCGTCCAACGGTGACATTTGTTGGAGATAGACCGAGCTCAGAGGAAATAAAAGCACTCCATCATCAGTCCCATGAGGCGTGCTTTATTGCCAATTCAGTCTTGACCAACGTTCGCGTCGACGAGGCTTTTTGTGTTTGATCAGTAACAGAAGCGACTCATTGATTGAGTCGCTTTTTTAATGGCTTATCAAGCTTGCGTAATGGGGATAAACCAATCCAAAGCTTCGATGTCTTTAATCCAGCGTTGGATATTCGGGTACTCAGACAACTGATAAGAACCGCCTTCTTCGGCCACATGGGTATAGGGGAAGAGACAAATATCCGCTAGCGTCATGGTGTTTCCCGCCAAAAAGGCCTGCTTCGCTAATGCCTCATCCATGAGTGTTAATGCGGCGCGACCTTGCTCAATACGATCGGGCAGCATTTGCTTTTTCAACTCTGTCATGGCGTTATGGGTGAGCCAAAAACGTGGCGAAGCGATGTTGGGCTCGTGGCTGTATTGTTCCCAAAACAACCATTTATAGATCTCCGCTCTGTGTATTGGATCACTTGGTAATAAAGAAGACGGATGCTGCTCGGCCAAGTACAAAAGGACGGCGTTACTTTCGCTTAAACACTGGCCGTCATCTAACTCCAAGACTGGAATTTTTCCATTTGGGTTCATTGCCAAGAAAGACTCGGTGTGCGTTTCGCCCTTGGTGATGTCATATTGTTTCAACGTCACTTTTAAACCCAAACAAGCGCATAACAAACGGATTTTATAACCGTTCCCTGAGGGCAAGAAATCGTGCAGAATCATGAGTGTCTCCTTCTTAGTTTATGTTTTGATCATCTAATAAACAGTGTACGGAAAAAAGCGAATTAAATTGAAGGCTGGCTTAACGCATTTTGATGAATCCCCAAAAGAGAAAATAGCATTGGATACGGAACTATTAAAAACCCTGGTGGCGATTGTTGATCATGGCAGCTTTCAACGTGCCGCTATGCAAACCTTTCGTACTCCGTCGGCCATCAGCATGCAAATGAAGCGGCTGGAAGAGCAAGTCGGCACAGACCTGTTTTGTAAGCAAGGTCGAGATCAAGTGCTCACCGAAGACGGCCAGCAGCTTGTGCATTATGCGAGACAAATTTTGCAATTGCAGGAAAGCGCTCTGCAATCCATCAAAGGGCCACAGCAAGGTGTTTTGCTTAATTTAGGTTGCCCTAATGATTACGTGGCGAATTTATTGGTCGTCATTATGTCGGTCATGGAAAGCATGCTGCCGAATATTCGCTTTCGAATTCGTACTGGAACCTCGGCAGAACTGCGAGAGTGGATGGACAAAGGCGAAGTGGATTTGGCCTTGGTCACGCGAACTCCAGACAGTGATGAGGGATTAACCTTGTTCCATGACAAAGGCGTTTGGGTGGCGAAGAAAGGCTTTGATTGGACGACACTGAACCCTTTATCACTGGCCTTATATGAGTCTAGCTGTAAGTTTCACTCCAGCGCTGTTGATGGATTGCAGAAAAAAGGTACGGATTATCAACTCTATTGCGTGACCGCAAACCTTACTCTGATTGAGCGTCTACTCATGGCCGAAAAAGCCATCTCCGCTATTGCTAGCATCAGTATGAATGACTCGTTAGACATCATCGAAAGCGATCTATTGCCCGCCTTGCCCGCAGTACAAATTGCGTTTTCACGCTCTGCTTCCGCTCCCGAATGGTTAACCGTTTCATGGATTGAAGAAGTGATTGAACGGGTGGTAAAAGAAACCAAAAGGCCGGCCTAAGAGCTAAGACTCCGTAACCGTATAAAACCGCTCAACCTTTTTTGTCACTTCACCCCAATGAGAGGCTTTTACTCTGGCCTGATGCTTTTCAAACGCCGCTTTGTCGGTGAATTCTTCGTACACATCAAAGCGTTGCGGGTTGTCTGAATCTTGGGTCACGGTAAAGGTGATGCAGCCCGCTTCTTGATGCGTTAGGGCGATATGGTTTGGCAGCTCTGTTAACACCGCGTTTAGGTCTTCTTTTGGCACTTCAATATGGCCGCTTAGGGTGATTTTTGGCATGCTCAAGTCTTCTCTATCCTTGGGTTGGTTATTAAGATCATACATCATATAAGTGACGGAAAAAGGCAGATGATCAAAGTGTTTGGTATCGCCTTTCACGAAGCCAAGTTGTTCATACCAATCTTGTAATCTAATGTGCTCACCTATCACACCAATGCTGATGAAACTCAGCTGGTCAGCTTTGGCTTGTTCAATGATATGGGCGACCAGTAAAGAGCCGATACCTTTGCTTTGTTGATCTGGTAACACGGATAGACGATTTAAATAGGCTTTGCGAACACCGGCTGAATGGGTGGGGACTTCGTAAGCCACACACGCAATAGGCACTTGGTTGTCGGTTAAAACAAAGTAGCGTTCGCCGCGCTCAAAGTCGTTTTCTACCCAGCTTGTTTGACAAAAAGAGGGATGCTTGGGGCCGTTATCTTGAGTGATCGCAAACTGTTTTGCCACAGGGCGGTTGGCTTCACGAATGAGTTGGGCAATGACATCGGATTGATCTGCGAATACTTCTTTTATCTGTCTCATGGTCTTCCCTTTTGTTTTTTTAGGCTCTTTTTTTAGAAAAGGCCCAATTAAATTTCACGGCGCTGACGGCGAGCAATATCAATATTACCCCCAGTATTTGCGTTAGGCTGATGTGGGTCGCAAAAGCCAAATGGTCGACAAACAAGGCGGTGATTGGGTAGATAAATGACAGTAGTGCAATCAAGCTGGTGGGGAGTTTTTGAAAGCTGTCATACATGATGATGTACATAAATCCGGTTAGCACGGCACCGAGAATCAACAAATCGATCCACTGATTGGTCTGCGTCGGTAGGTTGTCAAAATCGGCAAAGGGCAGGAGCATAAAAACCCCCACGATAACCTGCACCAAGGCGACAAAGGTGGACGGCACCTGACTGACTTTCTTGGTCACCAAAGTGGTCACGGTATACAGCAGCGCCGCACCTAAAGCGAGTAATAACCCGAATAGGGCGGAAGAACCTTCTCGGCTCATGTCATCAGAAAACAGTGCCTTGATCTTGTTGAAATCCAGTTCGACAATGAAAAACAACCCGACAAAGGCCAGCGCCAACCAAAATAACAAACTGCCAGACAGCTTTTCTTTGGTAATTAACGCACCTGTTATGACTAAAAACAACGGTTGCATATGGTAAGCCACCGTGGCGATAGAAAAGGGAATGTAATTGAACGAGGCAAATAGAAATATCCAGTTTCCTACTAACGTCATGCCGCCCAAAATAATCATCAGTAAGACGTTGCGCTGGAAGTATTCGCGACGAAGTAATCCGGCATAGTAGGCGTAACTTCCCAGCACCAGCGCACCGAACACGCAGCGAAACAGCACCACATTCCAAAAGGCTTGGCCTGAACTAATAACAAAATAGCCAATGGTGCCAGACAGCATCATAGCCGAGATAAGTTCGATACTGCCGATAGTATTGCTGGAACGATTCATGTGTGATTCCTCAAATAGTCCTCTTAGTAAAGTGTTCAGTTGAATACCTTTTTTCGAGGAAGTGTTCTATGGTGAATAGAATAGATCCGAAAGCCTAGCTTTGGCAGATATAAAAATAGGTAAATATCATAAAATACTGTCTATATCGGAGGTGAAAGTGCGAAATAGCCTAAAAAAAGAAGAGTATGCCTTAGACGGCATTGATACTAAGCTCATCGAGCTGCTTTATGGGAATGCCAGAACCCCTGTTACCGAGCTAGCGCGTGCTGTTGGCATGACCGCTCCCAGTGTTAATGAACGGCTCAAGCGTTTGGAAGAAAGTGGCGTGATAGCGGGCTATCGAGTGGAAGTGAACCCTAAGGTGCTGGGTTATAGCTTGATGGCGATTGTGCGTATGCGTCAGCTGCCGGGCAAATTAAAAGCGTTAGAAGCGTTAATCAGTTCGATACCGGAATTTGTTGAATGCGATAAAGTCACCGGTGAAGATTGCTATGTTGCGCGTTTATATTTGAAAGACATTAGTGAGCTAGATCCCATTTTAGATCGAGTGTCTGAACTAGCCGATACCAATACCGCTATTGTGAAATCGACGCCAGTGACACGACGTTTGTTGGTGTAGGGTGTGTCGTTAAGCCATGAAAAAGAGTAGAATTCTTAATTATTATCGCTATAACTATTCGTGTTACACACTTAGGACATTATGAATTCTGACGATTTATCCCGTATTGATAACCCATTATTACTCGACAATCAGTTGTGCTTTGCTTTGTATTCGACGTCTCTTGCGATGACGCAGTTTTATAAAGAGCCCCTGTCGGCCATTGGCCTAACGTATCCACAATATACGGTGATGTTGGTTTTATGGGAGCAAGATGGTGTGAGTTTAAAACACATAGGTGATGCTCTAGGACAAAAGTCTGGCGCTTTAACGCCTGTGATTAAGCGCATGGAAGCTGATGGTTTAGTGCAACGTTTGCGTGGGGTGGAAGATGACCGCAGCTTGAGCATTTGTCTAACGGAAAAAGGCAAGCAGCTCCGTGAACAGGGTCTACAAGTGAACCGCTGTGTGGCAGAAGCGTGTGGGATTGATTTGGCTGACGTGGTGGCTTTGCGGGAACAGTTGGTAGCCCTTAGAAAGAAATTACTCGGATAGGGGTTGCACAATAATAGTTATTGCAATAACATAAGTTCATCGGCTCATTTAGTGAGCCTTTATTTTTAATATTATTGTTATCGCGATAATGATTAAGTAAGCAATATTCATCAATAGTGTTATTAAGGAGCAATATTATGAAACCTATTTACAGCGCAACAGCAACATCCACTGGTGGCCGTGACGGTCGTTCTGTTTCATCTGATAACAAGTTGGATCTTGCTCTAAGCACGCCAAAAGAGCTTGGTGGTGCGGGTGGTGAAGGCACCAACCCAGAGCAACTGTTCGCGGCGGGTTACTCTGCTTGCTTTATCGGTGCTTTTAAATTGGTCGCTTCTCAACAAAAAGTGAAATTGCCAAATGACGTGAGTGTTAAAGCGACAATCGGTATCGGTGAAAACACCAATGGTGAAGGCTTCACTATCTGTGCCGATTTAGAAGTGGACGCACCGGGTGTAGAAAAAGAAGTGATTGAGCAATTAACAGAAGCGGCTCATAAAGTTTGCCCATATTCCAACGCAACGCGTGGCAACATTGAAGTGAACTTCTCTGTGAAGTAATGATTTTTGATTAAATCGCCAGTCTGAGAATCCCTTTTACGCTTTGGTGTAAAAGGGATTTTTTTTGATGGGTAGGCACTGACGTGTTTACCCTCTACACTGGTAGGCCGTAGGTTATTTAAATAAAGGAGAAAAGCATGGCACATCGAAAGCTTGAATCGCATGAGATTGAACAAGCATTGATCCAATTAAATACAGAAGCGTCAGATGACTGGTTAATTGAAGACGAAAAGCTAAGTAAAACCTTTAAATTCAAAGATTTCCAACAGGCCTTTGGCTTTATGACCCTGTGTGCTCTCTACGCAGAGAAGCAGGATC
Protein-coding sequences here:
- a CDS encoding nuclear transport factor 2 family protein; this encodes MKPNLFVIACTLTAVLSGCASTNPPELSNKEKATLVLDNLGSTDQTSLKYISDKTYIQHNQGAASGKQGLLEFLKQFPATPKSDHSNIVRAFEDGNYVVLHSNLADANAVVFDIFRFKNGLIVEHWDNFQDKTSPNPSGHTQTDGSTKITDLDKTAENKALVKKMVEDVLRSGNINNISKYVDGEKYIQHNPWFGDGVTALKKGFAAMAAQGTTIHYDKIHAVLGEGNFVLVVSGGDVNGTPTSFYDLFRVENGYVAEHWDSLQNIPPKEQRMNDNGQFNFPASAMKLH
- a CDS encoding helix-turn-helix transcriptional regulator; translated protein: MLNSLVFSVKRGMSLFPNIHFHKANNNALSIETFELHTFYERCHEFTQKNIKKTSPFTPHRVMFYTFLIINEGNIQHYVDGQCITLSAGDLLLICPHQVHQYVLPNRPAKGHIIFFTDSVWDLVKQNTRLLHWDMLLTQSHNIHKSDQLDITMLLSILQKEQNKATADDILQKHIFTSLIHLLMRHWPMVTSGKQTSKVDLFVRFNHHLLNHFNQSRDVIYYANLLGCSYKVLNNICKSITHLTAKNVIDNYVILEAKRMLLTKTQNTQSIAHALGFDESTNFVKFFKRHTGKTPKEYLLKEN
- a CDS encoding methyl-accepting chemotaxis protein, translated to MKMLKTIRGRYTLIFGGLALVFLMVIISTELLVSYLQNSIGKYASGTSLIQNADRDLYQSRLALATLVFEKDSTETKSLEDAALLNAKQALDRMRQFQQLTADIDEVSRFLADFDTLYTTWSDGNQRIMQTVKENPDSAMIDFIGKNQNDFLKLRSLYDHSEELISKYSAEENKSINEFTDVFKIVVGVFAVFALMLSIILAWFAPRNISKAIKQVTFGVQQISSGDGDLTRRINSTKTDETGDLSRELDSFVARLGSLIGQVRNGCEHIRQEMFNLGESATQSADLSERQNQSLDFVVTAVEEMGGATREVAQNAADTVAEVESLNRSADDGVKQLDNAISQLDSLSEQIQGAAQVINQLTERSDKIASVLDVILGISEQTNLLALNAAIEAARAGEQGRGFAVVADEVRELASKTQASTEDIQQMINDLQSGVSGAVTSITKSVDMAGTSVSLSRKTMESIAVVKNSAGRIYDFTAQTASATEQQSKVTDEINENLSSLADMSKDVMEISKRISSSVHQTLSNSDELANQVKRFTV
- a CDS encoding OsmC family protein, translating into MSEYYAKVEWKRGTQSFLDKKYSRAHEWQFEGGVVVPASSSPHIVPLPMSVAENVDPEEAFVASLSSCHMLFFLDFASRNKLIVDQYTDNAIGTLALGANGKQMMTEVILRPTVTFVGDRPSSEEIKALHHQSHEACFIANSVLTNVRVDEAFCV
- a CDS encoding glutathione S-transferase family protein translates to MILHDFLPSGNGYKIRLLCACLGLKVTLKQYDITKGETHTESFLAMNPNGKIPVLELDDGQCLSESNAVLLYLAEQHPSSLLPSDPIHRAEIYKWLFWEQYSHEPNIASPRFWLTHNAMTELKKQMLPDRIEQGRAALTLMDEALAKQAFLAGNTMTLADICLFPYTHVAEEGGSYQLSEYPNIQRWIKDIEALDWFIPITQA
- a CDS encoding LysR family transcriptional regulator, whose amino-acid sequence is MKAGLTHFDESPKEKIALDTELLKTLVAIVDHGSFQRAAMQTFRTPSAISMQMKRLEEQVGTDLFCKQGRDQVLTEDGQQLVHYARQILQLQESALQSIKGPQQGVLLNLGCPNDYVANLLVVIMSVMESMLPNIRFRIRTGTSAELREWMDKGEVDLALVTRTPDSDEGLTLFHDKGVWVAKKGFDWTTLNPLSLALYESSCKFHSSAVDGLQKKGTDYQLYCVTANLTLIERLLMAEKAISAIASISMNDSLDIIESDLLPALPAVQIAFSRSASAPEWLTVSWIEEVIERVVKETKRPA
- a CDS encoding GNAT family N-acetyltransferase; this encodes MRQIKEVFADQSDVIAQLIREANRPVAKQFAITQDNGPKHPSFCQTSWVENDFERGERYFVLTDNQVPIACVAYEVPTHSAGVRKAYLNRLSVLPDQQSKGIGSLLVAHIIEQAKADQLSFISIGVIGEHIRLQDWYEQLGFVKGDTKHFDHLPFSVTYMMYDLNNQPKDREDLSMPKITLSGHIEVPKEDLNAVLTELPNHIALTHQEAGCITFTVTQDSDNPQRFDVYEEFTDKAAFEKHQARVKASHWGEVTKKVERFYTVTES
- a CDS encoding DMT family transporter gives rise to the protein MNRSSNTIGSIELISAMMLSGTIGYFVISSGQAFWNVVLFRCVFGALVLGSYAYYAGLLRREYFQRNVLLMIILGGMTLVGNWIFLFASFNYIPFSIATVAYHMQPLFLVITGALITKEKLSGSLLFWLALAFVGLFFIVELDFNKIKALFSDDMSREGSSALFGLLLALGAALLYTVTTLVTKKVSQVPSTFVALVQVIVGVFMLLPFADFDNLPTQTNQWIDLLILGAVLTGFMYIIMYDSFQKLPTSLIALLSFIYPITALFVDHLAFATHISLTQILGVILILLAVSAVKFNWAFSKKRA
- a CDS encoding Lrp/AsnC family transcriptional regulator, whose protein sequence is MRNSLKKEEYALDGIDTKLIELLYGNARTPVTELARAVGMTAPSVNERLKRLEESGVIAGYRVEVNPKVLGYSLMAIVRMRQLPGKLKALEALISSIPEFVECDKVTGEDCYVARLYLKDISELDPILDRVSELADTNTAIVKSTPVTRRLLV
- a CDS encoding MarR family transcriptional regulator; translated protein: MNSDDLSRIDNPLLLDNQLCFALYSTSLAMTQFYKEPLSAIGLTYPQYTVMLVLWEQDGVSLKHIGDALGQKSGALTPVIKRMEADGLVQRLRGVEDDRSLSICLTEKGKQLREQGLQVNRCVAEACGIDLADVVALREQLVALRKKLLG
- a CDS encoding organic hydroperoxide resistance protein, yielding MKPIYSATATSTGGRDGRSVSSDNKLDLALSTPKELGGAGGEGTNPEQLFAAGYSACFIGAFKLVASQQKVKLPNDVSVKATIGIGENTNGEGFTICADLEVDAPGVEKEVIEQLTEAAHKVCPYSNATRGNIEVNFSVK
- a CDS encoding 4a-hydroxytetrahydrobiopterin dehydratase translates to MAHRKLESHEIEQALIQLNTEASDDWLIEDEKLSKTFKFKDFQQAFGFMTLCALYAEKQDHHPEWFNVYNTVKIQLTSHDVSGISNKDFDLAKKMEAFACSM